One genomic segment of Lewinellaceae bacterium includes these proteins:
- a CDS encoding CDP-alcohol phosphatidyltransferase family protein yields the protein MLAGTTLFAWSGKVWPVVTLGIVSFLDLIIRNPDAFWIDSRWGTSRANWVTLLRHDGLAVLLLFGSSWHPWLQGGFLTILALLDILDGYWARIDHKSSLLGGYLDKETDGLFMLYSGMLLVNTQLLPPWILAVGLLRYLYVLLALPWLQDRSRPERRDPVGRTIAVVLMIGMISPFYMAFSWYRGVMAGVVALAIFSFVRSIIRSLASA from the coding sequence ATGCTGGCCGGAACAACACTCTTCGCCTGGAGTGGAAAAGTATGGCCGGTCGTGACATTAGGAATTGTCAGTTTTTTGGATCTCATTATCAGGAATCCGGATGCGTTCTGGATAGACAGCCGGTGGGGGACTTCACGCGCCAATTGGGTCACGCTTTTGCGTCACGACGGACTGGCGGTCCTCCTGCTTTTTGGCTCATCCTGGCATCCCTGGCTTCAGGGGGGGTTCCTGACGATCCTGGCATTACTCGATATTCTGGATGGCTACTGGGCCCGGATCGACCATAAATCTTCCCTGCTCGGCGGCTATCTGGACAAAGAAACGGATGGATTGTTTATGTTGTATTCCGGTATGTTATTGGTTAATACACAGCTATTACCTCCCTGGATCCTGGCCGTAGGTTTACTGCGTTATTTGTATGTTCTCCTGGCATTGCCCTGGCTCCAAGACCGGTCCAGGCCGGAGCGCAGGGATCCGGTCGGCCGTACCATCGCCGTGGTGCTGATGATCGGGATGATCAGTCCGTTCTATATGGCATTTAGCTGGTACCGCGGGGTGATGGCGGGTGTCGTAGCCCTGGCTATTTTTTCGTTTGTCCGTTCCATAATTCGGAGTCTGGCATCAGCTTGA
- a CDS encoding Rieske 2Fe-2S domain-containing protein: protein MYRYPTTTMGMITSIAPDIREAKTLPASIYSDQVLFETMRKNLFRNTWQWLGDNLRFQSGYTQVPEQLLPGYLDIPLIMTQREGRLQVLSNVCTHRASLLVDEPRTGPLIKCPYHGRCFGLDGKYRSMPEFEQTADFPSDKDHLRPLPSGTVGPLVFTSMNPRDPFEAVFQDMAQWMDFYPWDQLYHYDHTVYTVHAHWALYCDNYLEGFHVPYVHPGLNANLDMPSYETRLFPHSNLQIGIAGPDQPHLSIPASHAFGDKQVYAFYWWVFPNMMFNFYPWGLSMNVVTPETPTLTRIHYHTYLMKDADPEAFHRTGIHQTELEDEAIVEKVQQGINSGLYEYGRFSATQEKGVHHFHQLLSQWIK from the coding sequence ATGTATCGCTATCCTACAACAACCATGGGAATGATCACCAGCATCGCACCAGATATCCGGGAAGCCAAAACCCTTCCTGCTTCCATTTATTCCGACCAGGTTTTGTTTGAAACCATGCGAAAAAACCTCTTTCGCAACACCTGGCAATGGCTGGGAGATAACCTCCGATTCCAATCCGGTTATACGCAGGTCCCGGAACAGCTCCTACCCGGCTACCTGGACATTCCCCTGATCATGACGCAACGTGAGGGCAGGCTACAGGTCCTGTCGAATGTCTGTACCCATCGCGCGAGCCTCCTGGTTGACGAACCAAGGACCGGCCCTCTGATCAAATGCCCGTACCACGGCAGGTGTTTTGGCCTGGATGGGAAATACCGCTCGATGCCGGAATTTGAACAAACCGCCGATTTCCCCAGCGATAAAGATCACCTCCGTCCGTTACCTTCCGGTACCGTAGGCCCGCTGGTTTTCACCTCAATGAATCCCCGTGATCCTTTTGAGGCCGTATTTCAGGATATGGCACAGTGGATGGATTTTTACCCCTGGGATCAATTGTACCATTACGATCACACCGTGTATACCGTACATGCCCACTGGGCCTTGTATTGCGATAATTACCTGGAGGGATTTCATGTGCCTTACGTCCACCCGGGATTGAATGCCAACCTGGACATGCCATCCTATGAAACCAGGTTATTCCCCCACAGCAATCTGCAGATCGGCATTGCCGGGCCGGATCAGCCTCATTTATCGATCCCGGCTTCCCATGCATTTGGAGACAAGCAGGTCTACGCCTTTTATTGGTGGGTCTTTCCCAACATGATGTTCAATTTTTATCCATGGGGACTGTCCATGAATGTGGTGACTCCCGAGACGCCAACACTGACGCGGATCCATTACCACACCTACCTGATGAAAGATGCCGATCCGGAGGCGTTTCACCGTACCGGAATCCACCAGACCGAGCTGGAGGATGAAGCCATCGTGGAGAAAGTCCAGCAAGGTATCAACAGCGGCCTTTACGAATACGGCAGGTTTTCGGCAACTCAGGAGAAAGGAGTGCATCACTTTCATCAATTGCTGTCGCAATGGATAAAATAA
- a CDS encoding M20/M25/M40 family metallo-hydrolase produces MKIRILTFSLLWMTSLAAQPLSTKQIATLADQQLHPALQTLVEYLSIPNVANVPGQMEANILWMQKACEMRGFTVKRLPNAGHDLVFASLVNDPKLPTLLVYWHIDGQPVDPSKWNQSDPFTPTLKKPTIDGWETMDIGQLNQDIDPEWRIFGRSSSDDKSPGIMFFYAMDALKKSGTPIPFNIKIIMDPEEEMGSPHLAAAVSQYRDQLAADRLIILDGPVHPSGKPTLSFGARGIATLDITTYGPKMSLHSGHYGNYAPNPALELAQLLASMKDKEGRVIIPGYYDGVVITDAVRKDLEATPDDAAEIGHMLGFSHPDKVGNTLQEALQYPSLNIVGMSCGWVGNQARTIVPSEATANLDMRLVKESDPERLIGLVRQWIIDQGYHICDGPPTDEDRAQYGKLVSFSSEISYNAFRTDLGTPIDLWLTAALTQAHGEKPVRIRTGGGSVPISPFVETLKIPAVLVPLVNGDNNQHSPNENLRLGNFLDGIKSCIAILQQPWE; encoded by the coding sequence ATGAAGATCCGAATATTGACCTTTTCATTGCTTTGGATGACGTCCCTGGCGGCTCAGCCACTGTCCACCAAACAAATCGCGACTCTGGCTGATCAGCAGCTCCATCCTGCCCTTCAGACCCTCGTCGAATACCTTTCCATTCCCAACGTGGCCAATGTGCCCGGGCAGATGGAAGCCAACATCCTGTGGATGCAGAAAGCATGTGAAATGCGCGGCTTTACCGTAAAGCGCCTACCCAATGCCGGTCATGACCTGGTTTTCGCATCGCTGGTAAACGACCCGAAATTACCCACCCTATTGGTCTATTGGCACATCGACGGTCAGCCGGTTGACCCCAGCAAATGGAACCAGTCCGACCCATTTACCCCAACCTTAAAAAAGCCAACGATCGATGGCTGGGAGACGATGGACATTGGTCAACTCAATCAGGACATCGACCCGGAATGGCGGATATTCGGACGTTCATCCTCTGATGATAAGAGTCCTGGCATCATGTTCTTTTATGCCATGGACGCCTTGAAGAAATCCGGAACGCCCATACCTTTCAATATTAAGATCATCATGGATCCCGAGGAAGAAATGGGATCTCCCCACCTGGCTGCAGCTGTGAGCCAGTACCGGGATCAACTTGCTGCCGACCGCCTGATCATCCTGGATGGTCCGGTTCACCCGAGTGGCAAACCGACCCTGTCCTTTGGCGCGCGGGGCATCGCTACGCTGGATATAACCACCTATGGCCCCAAAATGTCCCTGCACTCCGGGCACTATGGAAATTATGCACCCAATCCGGCCCTCGAACTGGCCCAATTGCTGGCTTCCATGAAGGACAAAGAAGGGCGGGTTATCATTCCCGGGTATTACGACGGTGTCGTGATCACCGATGCCGTACGAAAAGACCTGGAAGCCACGCCGGATGATGCAGCTGAAATAGGTCACATGCTGGGATTCTCCCATCCGGATAAAGTCGGAAACACACTCCAGGAGGCCCTGCAATATCCTTCCCTGAATATTGTCGGAATGTCTTGCGGCTGGGTCGGAAATCAGGCAAGGACCATCGTACCGTCTGAAGCCACCGCAAATCTTGACATGAGGCTGGTCAAAGAAAGTGACCCGGAACGGTTGATCGGACTGGTCCGGCAGTGGATCATAGACCAGGGATACCACATCTGCGACGGCCCGCCCACCGACGAAGACCGTGCACAATATGGCAAACTGGTTTCCTTCTCCAGTGAGATTTCATACAATGCATTCCGCACCGACCTGGGCACACCCATCGATCTGTGGCTTACTGCCGCGCTAACCCAGGCCCACGGAGAAAAACCGGTACGCATCCGGACCGGAGGCGGGTCGGTGCCCATATCACCATTCGTGGAGACCCTGAAGATCCCGGCAGTGCTGGTGCCCCTGGTCAACGGAGACAACAATCAGCACAGCCCAAATGAAAACCTGCGTCTGGGGAATTTCCTGGACGGGATCAAATCATGTATCGCTATCCTACAACAACCATGGGAATGA
- a CDS encoding family 43 glycosylhydrolase, translated as MMHRNSYQSGLVFLILMILANSFLDAQQRTYCNPMNLDYGYTPIPNFSEQGHHRATADPVITRFEGKYFLFSTNQWGYWWSDDLYHWNFIPRRFLKPWHHVYDELCAPGTLVLGDTLLVIGSTHAKNFPLWMSTNPTVDDWHEVVDSFDAGAWDPGFFADDDGRVYIYWGSSNFYPMYGQEIDRHTFKPIGERVELIRLQDSIHGWERFGEYADNTFLRPFMEGAWMNKHEGKYYLQYAAPGTEFSGYGDGVYIGDHPLGPFTYQDHNPFAANPGGFTRGAGHGATFQDAYGQYWHISTIILGVRNNFERRLGLWPAGFDQDGILYCNTAYGDYPYYLPQRMDDHLKGQFTGWMLLNYGKPVRVSSTLGGYYPNYAVDEDMKTYWSAVSGAPGEWIESDLGKVCSVQAVQINYADQDVPFLGKQDTIYHQYVLSYSVDGNHWEILADKSENHTDVPHDYIELPVPVQARYLRLSNLHVPDGKFAISGLRAFGKAPGAVPDPVKHFIVLRGDSERRNAWLKWQWMDDAQGYVIYSGIAPDKLYNSVMIYGKNEYYFTAMDRDRTYYFAIEPFNESGIGPRSPVIKVE; from the coding sequence ATGATGCATCGCAATAGCTATCAGTCCGGATTGGTGTTTCTTATCTTGATGATACTGGCCAATTCATTTCTTGACGCACAGCAGCGCACGTACTGCAATCCAATGAACCTGGATTACGGATACACGCCGATACCAAATTTCAGCGAGCAGGGGCACCACCGGGCTACCGCGGATCCGGTCATTACCCGGTTTGAGGGGAAGTACTTTTTGTTTTCCACCAATCAATGGGGTTATTGGTGGAGTGACGATCTGTACCACTGGAACTTCATCCCCCGCCGCTTTCTTAAGCCGTGGCATCACGTCTACGACGAACTTTGTGCACCTGGCACGCTGGTATTGGGGGATACGCTGCTGGTCATAGGATCCACCCACGCCAAGAATTTCCCACTGTGGATGAGTACCAATCCCACCGTGGATGACTGGCATGAAGTGGTGGATTCTTTTGATGCAGGAGCCTGGGATCCCGGATTTTTCGCCGATGATGATGGCCGGGTCTACATCTATTGGGGAAGCAGTAATTTTTATCCCATGTATGGTCAGGAAATAGACCGACATACCTTCAAGCCCATAGGTGAGCGGGTGGAACTCATCCGCCTGCAGGACAGCATCCACGGATGGGAGCGGTTTGGCGAGTATGCAGACAACACCTTCCTGCGGCCATTTATGGAAGGCGCCTGGATGAACAAGCATGAGGGCAAGTATTACCTGCAATATGCCGCCCCGGGGACCGAGTTCAGCGGCTACGGCGATGGTGTCTACATCGGTGATCATCCTTTGGGTCCTTTTACCTACCAGGACCACAATCCGTTCGCTGCAAATCCCGGAGGGTTCACCCGTGGCGCCGGCCATGGTGCGACCTTTCAGGATGCTTACGGCCAATACTGGCACATCAGTACCATCATTCTGGGTGTGCGCAACAATTTTGAACGTAGGTTAGGTTTATGGCCTGCCGGATTTGATCAGGACGGCATACTGTATTGCAACACAGCTTATGGAGACTATCCCTACTACCTGCCGCAGCGTATGGATGATCATCTGAAGGGGCAGTTTACCGGCTGGATGTTATTGAATTATGGCAAGCCGGTACGGGTCTCCTCTACCCTGGGCGGGTATTATCCGAATTATGCCGTCGATGAGGACATGAAGACCTACTGGAGCGCCGTATCCGGAGCACCTGGCGAGTGGATTGAGTCGGATTTGGGAAAAGTGTGTTCCGTGCAGGCGGTACAGATCAATTATGCGGACCAGGATGTTCCCTTTCTGGGTAAACAAGACACCATTTACCACCAATATGTGCTTTCGTATTCTGTCGATGGAAATCACTGGGAGATCCTGGCGGATAAATCCGAAAACCATACGGATGTGCCACACGATTACATTGAACTGCCGGTTCCTGTCCAGGCCCGTTATTTAAGATTGTCCAATTTGCACGTTCCGGACGGTAAATTCGCCATCAGCGGTCTGCGGGCATTCGGGAAGGCGCCCGGAGCAGTACCAGACCCGGTAAAGCATTTTATTGTTTTGCGTGGTGATTCCGAGCGCCGCAACGCCTGGCTGAAGTGGCAATGGATGGATGATGCCCAGGGCTATGTGATCTATTCCGGCATTGCACCCGATAAATTGTACAACTCAGTGATGATTTACGGTAAGAACGAATATTACTTCACCGCCATGGACCGTGACCGGACCTATTATTTTGCTATTGAACCTTTTAATGAAAGCGGTATCGGACCGCGCTCGCCGGTTATTAAGGTCGAATAA
- a CDS encoding DUF3500 domain-containing protein has protein sequence MKSTCTWLVCLFTSISLLNGQTVEDLQSASVAFRTSLTEDQVAAIQFHFTDTQRVKWTNLPVGLAPRPGLQYGTLSEESKILLHRLLTTLLSSQGYLKITSIMRLDDILNQVYDEAIKRNLVPASEIEAIQGLNWGFDNYYLAFWGDPTTETVWGFKLEGHHISVNLSVVGDFYSVTPLFLGTDPAEVEITTYAGLRVLSKEEDYGFDLIHSLTAEQQAMATISMDTPQDIITNPDAPQRLTTYQGIKGSELTPVQRALLEDLIGEYVHNLEHMKAHFYLDLLQKSGVDNIYFAWVGSYEVQKPHYYVIHSPDFIIEFDNVGFQNNANHIHSIWREKGNDFGEDLLRKHYAEHKH, from the coding sequence ATGAAATCAACCTGTACCTGGCTGGTTTGCCTATTCACAAGTATTTCCCTGCTGAATGGACAGACCGTGGAAGATTTGCAATCTGCTTCGGTGGCATTCAGAACTTCCCTGACTGAAGATCAGGTTGCGGCCATCCAGTTTCACTTCACCGATACCCAACGGGTTAAATGGACCAATCTACCGGTAGGATTGGCACCACGCCCCGGCTTGCAGTACGGAACGCTATCCGAAGAAAGCAAGATCCTGTTGCATAGACTGCTCACAACACTCTTAAGTTCCCAGGGATATCTCAAAATCACCAGCATCATGCGACTGGATGACATCCTTAACCAGGTTTACGATGAAGCCATTAAAAGAAATCTGGTACCCGCATCTGAAATTGAAGCAATCCAAGGACTGAACTGGGGGTTTGACAATTATTACCTCGCATTTTGGGGTGACCCCACAACTGAAACGGTTTGGGGTTTTAAACTGGAAGGACATCACATATCCGTTAATCTTTCCGTAGTCGGTGATTTCTATTCGGTTACGCCTCTCTTCCTCGGCACCGATCCGGCGGAGGTAGAAATAACCACCTATGCAGGCTTGCGGGTATTGAGCAAGGAAGAAGATTACGGTTTTGACCTGATCCATTCGCTAACCGCCGAACAACAAGCGATGGCCACCATCAGCATGGACACCCCACAAGACATCATCACCAATCCCGATGCCCCTCAACGATTGACGACCTACCAGGGGATTAAAGGAAGTGAACTGACGCCTGTGCAACGTGCCTTACTGGAGGACCTGATCGGAGAATACGTCCATAACCTGGAGCACATGAAAGCCCATTTCTATCTTGATCTTTTGCAAAAATCCGGCGTTGATAACATCTATTTTGCCTGGGTTGGCAGCTATGAGGTGCAAAAGCCGCACTATTATGTCATCCATAGTCCGGATTTTATCATCGAATTTGATAATGTGGGATTTCAAAACAATGCCAATCACATCCACTCAATCTGGCGGGAAAAAGGCAATGACTTCGGGGAGGACCTGCTCCGGAAGCATTATGCTGAACACAAGCATTAA
- the tnpA gene encoding IS200/IS605 family transposase translates to MANTYHQIYLQVVFAVKYRAAIIDPTWRSQLFAVIGNLINECGCRNIIVNGVEDHVHCFLSLKPSISIAELMKSVKAKSSKFINDQSLTKHRFNWQNGYGVFSYGKSQIDDVIKYIKRQEEHHRNFTFREEYIDLLEKFNINFDDQYLFKDLE, encoded by the coding sequence ATGGCTAATACTTACCACCAAATTTACTTGCAAGTTGTATTTGCGGTAAAATACAGAGCTGCAATTATTGACCCGACATGGAGAAGCCAGTTATTCGCTGTAATAGGTAATTTAATCAATGAATGTGGTTGCAGAAATATAATTGTTAATGGTGTTGAGGATCATGTGCATTGTTTTTTATCATTGAAGCCATCAATTTCAATAGCTGAACTTATGAAATCAGTGAAGGCCAAATCATCAAAATTTATTAATGATCAGTCATTGACAAAGCATCGCTTCAATTGGCAAAATGGTTATGGAGTATTTTCATATGGGAAATCTCAAATAGATGATGTTATTAAATATATTAAAAGACAGGAGGAGCATCATCGCAATTTTACTTTCAGGGAGGAGTATATAGACTTGCTTGAAAAATTCAATATTAATTTCGATGATCAATATCTATTTAAAGACTTAGAATAA
- a CDS encoding pyridoxal-phosphate dependent enzyme, whose amino-acid sequence MGGIRIPSPLDRIAIPGSSTIYIKRDDLIHPLWGGNKWRKLKYHLAVYNAGNFSGMISYGGIHSNHLFALGALCHEWDIPLIAYIRGHDPLPMTPTLDALTRWGVQIKTTNTDEYRVQKRLVGIRDGWMIIPEGGTDELALNGVGELAEEIMEQLPGTTHIMVPVGSGGTIAGLVMRLPERVRIIGVVPMKAAAMREDLIGRFPRLAERSTWQLNHDYHFGGFGKYHPEIIRIMKLWVAQYQAPLDPVYTAKMALALEDLVQGGFFPEDSRIVLIHTGGLQGIEGYLNAYRKQITLIS is encoded by the coding sequence ATGGGCGGTATAAGGATCCCCAGCCCCCTTGATCGTATTGCGATTCCGGGATCGAGTACGATTTACATCAAGCGTGACGACCTGATTCATCCGCTATGGGGCGGCAATAAATGGCGCAAGCTCAAATACCATCTGGCTGTCTACAATGCAGGAAATTTCTCCGGAATGATCTCCTACGGAGGCATCCACTCCAATCACCTGTTTGCACTGGGCGCATTATGTCATGAATGGGATATTCCCCTTATCGCATACATCAGAGGCCATGATCCTCTGCCGATGACGCCTACCCTGGACGCATTAACCCGCTGGGGCGTACAGATCAAAACCACGAATACAGACGAATACCGGGTGCAAAAACGCCTGGTCGGCATCAGGGATGGATGGATGATCATCCCGGAAGGAGGAACCGATGAGCTGGCTTTAAATGGCGTCGGGGAGCTCGCGGAAGAGATTATGGAACAATTGCCTGGGACGACTCATATTATGGTTCCAGTCGGAAGTGGAGGCACCATCGCCGGCCTGGTCATGAGGCTACCGGAGCGGGTCCGGATCATCGGTGTGGTGCCCATGAAGGCAGCGGCCATGAGAGAAGATCTGATCGGTCGTTTTCCCCGGTTGGCTGAACGGTCAACATGGCAACTGAACCATGATTATCATTTTGGTGGTTTTGGGAAATACCATCCGGAAATCATCCGAATCATGAAGTTGTGGGTAGCGCAATATCAGGCCCCTCTGGACCCGGTGTATACTGCAAAAATGGCTTTGGCCCTGGAAGACCTGGTACAAGGTGGCTTTTTCCCTGAGGATTCCAGGATTGTCCTGATCCATACCGGTGGCCTTCAGGGCATCGAAGGATATCTAAATGCATACCGGAAGCAAATTACCTTGATCTCGTGA